A window from Chitinophaga filiformis encodes these proteins:
- a CDS encoding response regulator gives MKATFKRNLLIGFGLSLLLLVVSSVASFFSIRNLLQSAYWVDHTNAVIYRLESTLSFMKDAETGQRGYLLTGDEDFLEPYRYAYDSVQSNLKAIRELTKDNPQQQLEIGRLASLMARRQSLLQSTINARKSGQGITFDSLQAGRMIMKDARALVGMMEAREKTLLATRTQNLDRVAAYTPIVIVIAALLALMITTVFYARVKRDYDERTQLQDALEKKDREISRRIHIIRGIAENISAGDYSIRVNDEEKDALGSVSLALNRMAASLETAFNQLAEKEWHQTGMAGLNTSLVGEKDVNALAGDIIEFLAEYTSSQVGVLYLAGADNQLELTGSFAFLPAENRRVISVGQGLAGQCAASGKTLLLKDVTPGNITVSYAAGEIRPANIVAVPVLYEGYLKGVLELASLQPYNQSQLSFLEAATHNVGIAITTAKNRRRMQELLEETQAQSEELQVQHGELENINTELEAQAHKLQASEEELRVQQEELQQANQELEERSRLLEDRNQVIVERNLEIQKKAEELELSTKYKSEFLANMSHELRTPLNSILLLSRLMAENNDKNLNPDQVESAQVIQSSGKGLLNLIDEILDLSKIEAGKMDLEFADVPVHEICTDMEALFAPIAREKNLALQVDVQAEAPALIETDKMRLEQILKNLLSNALKFTARGVVTLKVAAVPENPAFIRFSVKDTGIGIPADKQQIIFEAFQQADGSTRRKYGGTGLGLSISRELAKLLGGEIRLESEPGQGSEFTVSIPVHPQAEKEETAPPTQQQAEDVWRDAVAARDKKDDYIATEIPAEIPDDRNNLRASDKVILIVEDDTKYAGILLDFTRKRGYKGIVAVRGDHGIEMAQRYKPAAILLDIVLPVQSGWQVMEALKSNPATRPIPVHIISSLGAKKESLQRGAVDFIDKPLALEQMPRIFQQLENALTRNPKKVLIVEENPKHAQALAYFLENFSVSTEITGNITSSVTALQKKDVNCVILDMGVPDQHAYETLETVKSNPGLENLPIIIFTGKNLSRAEENRIRQYADSIVIKTAHSYQRMLDEVALFLHLVEERADNKPGRKQQAPLKEVLEGKTVLIADDDVRNIFSLTKALEQHKMHIISALDGREALQQLENNPQVDIVLMDMMMPEMDGYETTRTIRESPKYRHLPILAVTAKTMLGDREKCIRAGASDYISKPVDIDQLVSLLRVWLYDNNRS, from the coding sequence ATGAAAGCTACCTTCAAAAGAAATCTGCTGATTGGATTTGGACTATCACTGTTACTGCTCGTAGTGAGCTCGGTGGCCTCTTTTTTCAGTATCCGTAATCTCCTGCAAAGCGCCTATTGGGTAGATCATACCAATGCGGTGATCTACAGGCTCGAAAGTACCCTCTCTTTCATGAAAGATGCGGAAACCGGCCAGCGGGGATACCTGCTGACCGGAGATGAGGATTTCCTGGAGCCCTATAGGTATGCATATGACAGCGTACAGTCTAACCTGAAAGCCATCAGGGAACTGACAAAAGACAATCCGCAGCAGCAGTTGGAGATAGGCAGGCTGGCGTCATTGATGGCCCGCCGCCAGTCCTTGCTGCAGAGCACTATCAATGCCCGTAAAAGCGGGCAGGGCATCACTTTCGATTCCCTGCAGGCTGGCCGAATGATCATGAAGGATGCCCGGGCATTGGTAGGTATGATGGAAGCCCGGGAGAAAACTTTACTGGCAACCCGTACACAGAACCTGGACCGTGTTGCCGCCTATACGCCCATTGTAATTGTGATCGCCGCTTTGCTGGCCCTGATGATCACTACTGTGTTCTATGCCCGGGTAAAACGTGATTATGATGAACGCACCCAGCTGCAGGATGCGCTGGAGAAAAAAGACAGGGAAATAAGCCGCCGTATACACATTATCAGGGGTATTGCAGAAAATATTTCCGCGGGCGACTATAGCATACGCGTGAATGATGAAGAGAAGGATGCGCTGGGAAGCGTTTCACTTGCCCTGAACAGGATGGCTGCCTCCCTGGAAACCGCCTTTAACCAGCTGGCCGAAAAAGAATGGCACCAGACAGGGATGGCAGGTCTGAACACCAGCCTGGTGGGAGAAAAAGATGTGAATGCCCTGGCGGGGGATATTATTGAATTCCTGGCAGAATATACCTCCAGTCAGGTTGGCGTACTTTATCTGGCCGGCGCTGACAACCAGCTGGAATTAACAGGTAGTTTCGCCTTTTTGCCTGCTGAAAACCGCCGCGTCATATCTGTAGGACAGGGCCTCGCCGGACAATGTGCTGCCAGCGGCAAAACCCTTTTACTAAAAGATGTCACACCTGGAAATATCACCGTCAGCTATGCAGCAGGTGAGATCCGGCCGGCCAACATCGTAGCGGTACCGGTTCTGTATGAAGGATATCTGAAGGGAGTACTGGAACTGGCCTCCCTGCAACCATACAATCAAAGCCAGCTGTCTTTCCTGGAAGCGGCCACCCATAACGTGGGTATAGCCATCACTACCGCAAAGAACCGCCGCCGTATGCAGGAACTGCTGGAAGAGACCCAGGCACAGTCGGAAGAACTGCAGGTGCAGCATGGAGAACTGGAGAATATCAATACCGAACTGGAAGCCCAGGCGCATAAACTCCAGGCCTCTGAAGAAGAACTGCGTGTACAGCAGGAAGAGCTGCAACAGGCCAACCAGGAACTGGAAGAACGTTCCCGCTTACTCGAAGACCGCAACCAGGTCATTGTGGAACGTAACCTCGAAATACAGAAGAAAGCGGAAGAACTGGAGCTCAGCACAAAATACAAGTCGGAGTTCCTGGCGAATATGTCGCACGAACTGCGTACTCCCTTAAATTCCATCCTCCTGCTTAGCAGGTTGATGGCGGAAAACAATGACAAGAACCTGAATCCCGACCAGGTAGAATCTGCCCAGGTGATCCAGAGCTCCGGCAAAGGGCTCCTCAACCTGATAGATGAAATTCTCGATCTGTCCAAAATAGAAGCCGGCAAGATGGATCTGGAGTTTGCCGACGTACCGGTGCATGAGATCTGTACTGATATGGAAGCATTGTTCGCGCCGATTGCCCGGGAAAAGAACCTGGCGCTGCAGGTAGATGTGCAGGCGGAAGCCCCGGCACTGATAGAAACAGATAAAATGCGCCTGGAACAGATCCTCAAAAATCTCCTGTCCAACGCACTGAAATTTACTGCCAGGGGAGTGGTCACCCTGAAGGTGGCAGCCGTTCCGGAAAATCCGGCTTTCATCCGCTTCAGCGTAAAAGATACAGGCATTGGTATACCGGCAGATAAACAGCAGATCATCTTCGAAGCCTTTCAGCAGGCCGATGGGTCTACCCGCCGTAAGTACGGGGGAACAGGACTGGGGCTGTCTATCAGCCGTGAGCTGGCAAAACTCTTAGGTGGTGAGATCCGCCTGGAGAGCGAGCCGGGACAAGGCAGCGAGTTTACCGTAAGCATACCCGTTCATCCACAGGCGGAAAAAGAAGAAACGGCGCCGCCCACCCAACAGCAGGCAGAAGATGTATGGAGAGATGCAGTAGCGGCAAGAGATAAGAAAGACGATTATATCGCAACAGAAATACCGGCAGAGATACCGGACGACCGCAACAACCTCAGGGCCAGCGATAAGGTGATCCTCATCGTGGAAGATGATACAAAATATGCAGGTATCCTGCTCGACTTTACACGTAAACGTGGTTATAAAGGCATTGTGGCAGTACGTGGCGATCATGGTATCGAAATGGCGCAGCGTTATAAACCAGCGGCCATCCTGCTGGACATCGTGCTGCCGGTCCAGAGCGGCTGGCAGGTGATGGAAGCACTGAAATCCAATCCCGCTACCCGGCCAATTCCTGTACACATCATTTCCTCCCTCGGTGCAAAGAAGGAAAGCCTGCAACGGGGCGCGGTGGACTTTATCGACAAACCACTAGCCCTCGAGCAGATGCCACGGATATTCCAGCAGCTGGAAAATGCCCTGACCCGCAATCCGAAGAAAGTGCTGATCGTGGAAGAAAATCCCAAACATGCGCAGGCACTGGCCTACTTCCTGGAAAACTTCAGCGTAAGTACCGAGATCACCGGGAATATCACCAGCAGCGTAACAGCCCTGCAGAAGAAAGATGTGAACTGTGTGATCCTGGACATGGGAGTACCCGACCAGCATGCCTACGAGACACTGGAAACGGTAAAGAGCAACCCCGGACTGGAAAACCTGCCTATTATCATATTTACAGGCAAGAACCTGTCCCGCGCTGAAGAGAACCGCATTCGCCAGTACGCGGATTCTATCGTCATCAAAACAGCGCATTCCTATCAGCGTATGCTGGACGAGGTAGCCCTGTTCCTGCACCTGGTGGAGGAAAGAGCCGACAATAAACCGGGCAGGAAACAACAGGCGCCGCTGAAAGAAGTACTGGAAGGAAAAACAGTGCTGATAGCAGATGATGACGTGCGCAACATCTTTTCCCTCACCAAGGCCCTGGAACAGCATAAGATGCATATCATCTCAGCGCTGGATGGCCGGGAAGCGCTGCAGCAGCTGGAAAATAATCCGCAGGTGGACATTGTCCTGATGGATATGATGATGCCGGAAATGGATGGATATGAAACCACCAGGACCATCCGGGAATCACCCAAATACCGGCACCTGCCTATACTGGCGGTAACGGCGAAAACGATGCTGGGCGACAGGGAGAAATGTATCAGGGCAGGAGCCTCCGACTATATCTCCAAACCGGTGGATATAGACCAGCTGGTGTCCCTGCTGCGTGTCTGGCTGTACGACAATAACAGAAGTTGA
- a CDS encoding basic secretory family protein, with protein sequence MQGLKRTMGLLCLSVCTLPVLTYAQDAPQTITRDGYTLEYTNKSPDFDTAVGRRLIDAFFHVYPQEAARYNKKATKKVGFVIDPGYEGVAATSGDVIVFNPAWFRAHPGDIDVVTHEAMHVVQAYPDDAGPGWVTEGIADYVRYVFGVDNAGAKWALPAFKPKQHYTQSYRITARFFVWVEKNRNKDFVKKLDAAMRGKKYTDKIWKKLTGSTLDELWKAYAANPAI encoded by the coding sequence ATGCAAGGTCTGAAAAGAACTATGGGCTTGTTATGCCTGTCTGTTTGCACGCTGCCGGTCCTGACATACGCGCAGGATGCACCGCAAACGATCACCCGTGACGGCTATACGCTGGAATACACGAATAAGTCGCCCGATTTTGATACCGCTGTAGGAAGACGGCTCATAGACGCCTTCTTTCACGTGTATCCGCAGGAAGCGGCGCGCTACAATAAAAAGGCAACGAAGAAAGTAGGCTTTGTGATTGATCCTGGCTATGAAGGTGTTGCAGCTACCAGCGGAGATGTGATCGTATTTAATCCCGCCTGGTTCCGGGCTCACCCGGGCGACATAGACGTGGTGACACATGAAGCCATGCACGTGGTCCAGGCCTATCCCGACGACGCTGGTCCGGGTTGGGTCACAGAAGGGATTGCAGACTATGTACGCTACGTATTTGGCGTAGATAATGCAGGCGCAAAATGGGCATTACCTGCTTTTAAACCAAAACAGCATTACACACAAAGCTACCGGATCACCGCCCGTTTCTTCGTGTGGGTGGAAAAGAACAGGAATAAAGACTTTGTGAAGAAACTGGATGCCGCAATGCGTGGCAAAAAATACACAGATAAGATCTGGAAGAAACTAACCGGGAGCACGCTGGACGAATTGTGGAAAGCATATGCAGCCAACCCGGCTATCTGA
- the rmuC gene encoding DNA recombination protein RmuC: MDHLIVIIFALIACAALAAVIKVVSGNHQLKTRIAILETQLSAVNQTAGTLRQEVQDKQSVIDELNARLQILQEESIRIESNGEARLREMENRLREQQEFIDQSNEKLKDAFNALSAEALKHNNSSFVALAKSALETQLTDAKGDLEKRQQAIDAMVKPLSETLHRFDENMRQLESNRQQQYGQINQFILGVQQSTEKLQKETHSLVSALKTSHIRGRYGEIALRRVVEFAGMTEHCDFSEQVSVNGEEGVLRPDMIIRLPEGKTIVVDSKVPLSAYMRAFETEDEEERRLLLNQHAAAVKDHLKKLSAKAYWSQWQQSPDYVILYMQIESSFGAALQAEPALIEEGIRNRVVFATPTTLITLLRTVGFVWQQLHVAANIEEIRNAGIELYNRTNVLVRHFTNVGNSLKMAVSHYNDAVASLESRFMPQARKLYNLGPALKQTLPETKPVETGIRSLGVQTEELPLEQKEDN; this comes from the coding sequence ATGGACCATCTTATCGTAATCATCTTCGCCCTGATCGCCTGTGCCGCCCTGGCAGCGGTCATAAAGGTTGTCAGCGGGAATCACCAGTTAAAGACCCGCATAGCCATTCTGGAAACACAGTTGTCAGCGGTGAACCAGACTGCCGGAACGCTACGGCAGGAGGTACAGGACAAACAGTCTGTTATTGACGAACTCAATGCCCGCCTGCAGATATTACAGGAAGAGAGCATCCGTATAGAAAGCAATGGAGAAGCCCGTTTGAGAGAAATGGAAAACCGCCTGCGGGAACAGCAGGAATTTATTGATCAGTCCAACGAGAAACTGAAAGATGCCTTTAATGCACTGTCGGCAGAAGCATTGAAGCATAATAATTCCTCTTTTGTAGCCCTGGCGAAATCTGCCCTGGAAACACAGCTCACAGATGCTAAAGGAGACCTGGAAAAGAGACAGCAGGCCATTGATGCCATGGTTAAACCATTGTCCGAAACACTGCACCGCTTCGATGAAAACATGCGCCAACTGGAAAGTAACCGCCAGCAGCAATACGGACAGATCAACCAGTTCATCCTGGGTGTACAGCAAAGCACGGAAAAACTGCAGAAAGAAACCCATAGCCTCGTCAGCGCCCTCAAAACTTCTCACATCCGGGGTCGTTATGGAGAGATCGCCCTGCGCCGTGTGGTGGAATTTGCCGGTATGACGGAACACTGCGATTTCAGCGAACAGGTATCGGTGAATGGAGAGGAAGGCGTGCTGCGCCCCGACATGATCATCCGCCTGCCGGAAGGGAAGACTATTGTGGTAGACTCCAAAGTGCCGCTAAGCGCTTATATGCGGGCATTTGAAACAGAAGATGAAGAAGAACGCAGGCTCCTGCTGAACCAGCATGCAGCCGCCGTGAAAGATCACCTCAAGAAACTCAGCGCAAAAGCCTACTGGAGCCAGTGGCAGCAGTCGCCCGACTACGTCATCCTCTATATGCAGATAGAATCCTCCTTCGGCGCCGCCCTGCAGGCAGAACCTGCACTCATTGAAGAAGGCATCCGCAACAGGGTGGTATTTGCCACACCTACTACGCTCATCACCTTACTGCGTACCGTAGGTTTCGTATGGCAGCAATTGCACGTGGCTGCCAATATCGAAGAGATCAGGAACGCAGGTATAGAACTGTATAACCGTACCAACGTGCTCGTACGCCACTTCACCAACGTAGGCAATAGTCTCAAAATGGCAGTAAGCCATTACAACGATGCCGTGGCCTCCCTCGAAAGCCGTTTTATGCCACAGGCACGGAAATTGTACAACCTTGGCCCGGCACTAAAGCAGACCTTGCCGGAGACAAAACCAGTGGAAACGGGTATACGCAGCTTAGGCGTTCAAACAGAAGAATTACCGCTCGAACAGAAAGAGGACAACTAA
- a CDS encoding porin family protein: protein MKKGLLLAGILAVMTGTAANAQRLHYGLKAALSLTKITGAGLKENLAPGFQGGAFFEFDLTKDRKWGIQPELLFTQTSAKKGPDFANKYVTYHNTEGKDKISISAATIPLLVRYTPIPAITLNLGAQYTYMYFIDENLLKANRDAFKKSDVAAVAGAQVNVANVRFFARYALGLSNINDIPLPKYEWNTHQVTIGMGVAFK from the coding sequence ATGAAAAAAGGATTATTACTGGCAGGGATATTAGCAGTTATGACAGGTACTGCAGCCAATGCACAGCGTCTGCATTACGGGTTGAAGGCAGCTTTGTCGCTTACCAAGATAACCGGAGCCGGTTTGAAAGAAAACCTTGCACCGGGATTCCAGGGAGGCGCTTTCTTTGAATTCGATCTGACTAAAGACAGGAAATGGGGTATCCAGCCGGAATTGCTTTTTACACAGACTTCCGCTAAAAAGGGGCCTGACTTCGCCAACAAGTATGTGACCTACCACAATACCGAGGGCAAGGACAAGATCTCCATCAGCGCGGCAACTATTCCGTTACTGGTACGTTACACACCGATCCCGGCCATTACACTGAACCTGGGTGCGCAGTACACTTACATGTACTTCATTGACGAGAACCTGCTGAAAGCCAACAGGGATGCGTTCAAGAAAAGCGATGTAGCCGCTGTTGCCGGTGCACAGGTGAATGTAGCCAATGTACGTTTCTTTGCCCGTTATGCTTTGGGACTGTCCAACATCAACGATATTCCTTTGCCAAAGTATGAATGGAATACTCACCAGGTAACTATCGGGATGGGCGTAGCTTTTAAATAA
- a CDS encoding DUF885 family protein, with protein MKKLIYCLATGWCMSAGIAVAQEKDISVLLSHYEADKGSLMRFYQIDNSPERTERLKTFNTDYLQQLNAFNFDKLGVEERVDYVLFRTKLQEEVRSLDEQAGQYKQLSSWFPLADKIYASEKLRRRGTKQDAQALAATFRDMSLALQEKAKQLNTATGIDMYLLRRGAGITRGLQEAVHSVYDFYNGYDPQFTWWVPAPYKQLDSVLKAYGNVWQQKIKTLPGGKDDGSGIVGSPIGREELVRQLQNELIPYSPEELIEIANKEFAFCDAEMLKASEEMGFGKDWHKALEKVKNTYVPAGEQPDAIMKIYDESMAFLKTKNLITIPPLAEETWRMIMMTPERQLVNPFFTGGEELSISYPTNDMEEGDKLMSMRGNNPHFSRATVHHELFAGHALEEYMGNRYRTYRNFWTPFWIEGWSLYWEMLLWDLKFPQSPEDRIGMLFWRMHRCARIIFSLNYHLGKWTPQQCIDFLVDRVGHERANAAGEVRRSFKGDYSPLYQVAYMIGGLQFMALKKELVDSGKMTYQQYHDAVMKENALPVEMVRVILTNKLIGKDFKASWHFYKL; from the coding sequence ATGAAGAAACTTATTTACTGCCTGGCAACAGGATGGTGCATGAGCGCCGGTATCGCCGTTGCACAGGAGAAAGACATTTCAGTACTGTTGTCGCACTACGAAGCCGACAAAGGAAGCCTGATGCGGTTCTACCAGATCGATAATTCGCCGGAAAGGACCGAAAGACTGAAAACATTCAATACAGATTACCTGCAGCAGCTGAATGCTTTCAATTTTGATAAATTAGGTGTGGAAGAACGGGTGGACTATGTCCTGTTCCGGACGAAGCTACAGGAGGAAGTTCGCAGCCTGGATGAACAGGCCGGACAATATAAACAGTTGTCTTCCTGGTTCCCCCTCGCCGACAAAATATACGCGTCGGAAAAGCTGAGAAGGAGAGGTACAAAACAGGACGCACAGGCCCTGGCAGCTACCTTCCGGGATATGTCGCTGGCGCTGCAGGAAAAAGCAAAACAACTGAATACCGCTACCGGCATCGATATGTACCTCCTGCGCAGAGGCGCCGGTATTACCCGTGGATTGCAGGAAGCGGTCCACAGCGTCTACGACTTCTACAACGGGTACGACCCGCAGTTCACCTGGTGGGTTCCCGCCCCTTATAAACAACTGGATAGTGTGCTCAAAGCATATGGCAATGTATGGCAGCAGAAGATCAAAACACTGCCCGGCGGAAAAGATGACGGCAGTGGCATAGTAGGCTCCCCGATAGGTAGGGAGGAACTGGTAAGACAACTGCAGAATGAACTGATCCCGTATTCGCCCGAAGAACTGATAGAGATCGCCAATAAGGAATTCGCCTTCTGCGATGCAGAAATGCTGAAGGCCAGTGAAGAAATGGGCTTCGGCAAAGACTGGCATAAAGCCCTGGAAAAAGTAAAGAACACTTATGTGCCCGCAGGCGAACAGCCGGACGCGATCATGAAGATCTACGACGAGTCCATGGCTTTCCTGAAAACGAAAAACCTGATCACGATCCCGCCCCTGGCAGAAGAGACCTGGCGGATGATCATGATGACGCCCGAACGGCAGCTGGTCAATCCCTTCTTTACAGGAGGAGAAGAGCTGAGTATTTCCTATCCCACCAACGATATGGAGGAAGGCGATAAACTGATGAGCATGCGGGGCAATAACCCTCACTTTTCAAGAGCCACCGTACACCATGAACTGTTTGCCGGCCATGCGCTGGAAGAATATATGGGCAACCGCTACCGCACCTACCGTAATTTCTGGACGCCTTTCTGGATAGAAGGATGGTCGCTGTACTGGGAAATGCTGCTATGGGACCTGAAGTTCCCGCAGTCGCCCGAAGACCGTATCGGTATGCTGTTCTGGCGGATGCACCGCTGTGCGCGGATCATCTTTTCGCTGAATTATCACCTGGGCAAATGGACGCCCCAGCAATGTATCGACTTCCTGGTAGACAGGGTTGGGCATGAAAGGGCGAATGCAGCCGGTGAGGTACGCCGCTCATTTAAAGGCGATTACAGCCCCTTATACCAGGTGGCTTATATGATTGGAGGTCTGCAGTTCATGGCGCTGAAAAAAGAGCTCGTAGACAGCGGAAAAATGACTTACCAGCAGTACCATGATGCCGTAATGAAAGAAAACGCCCTGCCGGTGGAAATGGTAAGAGTGATCCTGACCAATAAACTGATCGGGAAAGACTTCAAAGCCAGCTGGCATTTTTACAAGCTCTAG
- a CDS encoding NAD(P)/FAD-dependent oxidoreductase, with translation MEVIIIGGGIIGLSSAFYLQQAGYTVTVIDRTDMQQGCSYGNAGYICPSHFVPLATPGIVRQGLKWMMDPKSPFYIKPSLNSSMISWGWQFMKSATKAHVERSAVPLRDIALLSKQLYEEWSRIPGMDFSYDPQGMLELFNTEENAHHAEQTTKDALALGIDARLIDRQTLQQMEPDTQINALGAIYFPGDAQLYPNQLMQNLIKYLQQHGVRFAGNQEVTAFITEGNKVQGVKTTTGFHTADHVVVAAGVWSRDLARQLRLNIPMVGGRGYSVTFEDAPYKVRHSVILSEARVAISPMNGNKIRFGGTMEITGLNAPPRMQRVEGILASVKRYFPAYDIPLPSPDKVWYGYRPCSADGLPHIGTMERYPNVTVATGHSMLGISLGAATGKLVSELVAHVQPSMDITPFKVERFS, from the coding sequence ATGGAAGTAATCATTATAGGCGGAGGTATTATTGGCTTAAGCAGCGCTTTTTATCTGCAGCAGGCAGGATATACCGTAACAGTAATAGACAGGACAGATATGCAGCAGGGCTGCTCTTATGGTAATGCAGGTTATATCTGCCCCAGCCACTTTGTCCCGCTGGCTACACCCGGCATCGTCCGGCAGGGACTGAAATGGATGATGGACCCGAAAAGCCCGTTCTACATCAAACCCAGCCTCAACAGCAGTATGATCAGCTGGGGATGGCAGTTCATGAAAAGCGCTACCAAGGCGCACGTGGAGCGCTCAGCCGTGCCGCTGAGAGATATCGCCCTGCTGAGTAAACAGCTGTACGAAGAGTGGAGCCGCATCCCCGGAATGGATTTCTCCTACGATCCGCAGGGCATGCTGGAACTGTTCAATACAGAAGAGAACGCACATCATGCGGAACAGACTACAAAAGATGCCCTTGCCCTGGGAATAGACGCCCGGCTCATAGACCGGCAGACTTTACAACAAATGGAGCCGGATACACAGATCAATGCATTAGGTGCCATATACTTCCCCGGCGATGCCCAACTGTATCCTAATCAGCTCATGCAAAACCTGATTAAATACCTGCAACAGCATGGTGTACGGTTTGCGGGCAACCAGGAAGTGACGGCCTTTATCACCGAGGGAAATAAAGTCCAGGGCGTTAAAACAACCACCGGTTTTCATACCGCCGACCATGTCGTGGTGGCCGCGGGCGTATGGAGCCGCGATCTGGCCCGCCAGTTGCGATTGAACATCCCAATGGTAGGAGGCAGGGGCTATTCTGTTACTTTCGAAGACGCTCCCTACAAAGTGAGGCATTCCGTGATCCTGAGTGAAGCCAGGGTGGCTATCTCGCCCATGAACGGCAACAAGATCCGTTTTGGCGGTACCATGGAGATCACCGGGCTGAACGCCCCGCCGCGCATGCAAAGAGTGGAAGGTATACTGGCTTCCGTAAAAAGGTATTTTCCGGCATACGATATTCCCTTACCCTCACCGGACAAAGTATGGTATGGTTACCGCCCCTGCAGTGCAGACGGGCTGCCGCATATAGGGACTATGGAACGTTACCCGAATGTGACCGTAGCCACCGGGCACTCCATGCTGGGAATCAGCCTGGGCGCTGCCACAGGTAAGCTGGTCAGCGAACTGGTAGCGCACGTTCAGCCTTCTATGGATATCACGCCTTTTAAAGTAGAAAGATTCAGTTAA
- a CDS encoding 4-hydroxyproline epimerase has protein sequence MKKTFFCIDAHTCGNPVRLVAGGGPVLQGNNMSEKRNHFLKEYDWIRTGLMFEPRGHDMMSGSILYPPHDPANDVGVLFIETSGCLPMCGHGTIGTITIAIEEGLITPKTPGIVRMEAPAGLVLIEYKQEGRKVKSVKLTNVASYLAATDLVVECPDLGPLKVDVSYGGNYYAIVDVQENFPGLEHYTASQLIGWARELRKRINEKHTFVHPDNPHINGCSHVLWTGAVMDNTSTARNAVFYGDKAIDRSPCGTGTSARMAQWYAKGKLKKGDSFIHESIIGSRFIGTIEEETTVAGVPAIRPGIEGWARIYGYNTITIDPEDDPYAYGLQVI, from the coding sequence GTGAAGAAAACATTCTTTTGCATAGATGCACACACCTGCGGAAACCCTGTCAGGCTGGTAGCCGGTGGCGGACCCGTACTGCAGGGCAACAACATGAGCGAAAAAAGGAACCATTTCCTGAAGGAATATGACTGGATCAGAACAGGACTGATGTTTGAACCCAGAGGCCATGATATGATGAGCGGCAGTATCCTGTACCCGCCACACGATCCGGCCAACGACGTGGGCGTTCTGTTCATCGAAACCAGCGGCTGTCTGCCCATGTGTGGCCATGGCACTATCGGTACCATCACTATCGCAATTGAAGAAGGACTGATCACGCCTAAAACACCCGGTATCGTACGGATGGAAGCACCCGCCGGACTGGTGCTGATCGAATATAAACAGGAAGGCCGCAAGGTAAAGAGCGTGAAGCTCACCAACGTGGCGTCCTACCTCGCTGCTACCGATCTGGTGGTGGAATGCCCTGACCTGGGCCCGCTGAAAGTGGATGTTTCCTACGGCGGAAACTACTATGCTATTGTAGATGTCCAGGAGAACTTCCCCGGCCTCGAACATTACACCGCCTCCCAGCTGATCGGTTGGGCAAGGGAATTGCGCAAGCGCATCAATGAGAAACACACTTTCGTACATCCCGACAATCCGCATATCAACGGATGTTCACATGTACTGTGGACAGGGGCTGTTATGGATAACACCTCTACTGCCCGTAATGCCGTGTTTTACGGCGATAAAGCGATCGACCGCTCTCCCTGCGGCACCGGTACCTCCGCCAGGATGGCCCAGTGGTATGCCAAAGGGAAACTGAAAAAAGGCGATTCCTTCATTCACGAAAGCATCATAGGGTCCCGTTTTATTGGTACAATAGAAGAAGAGACCACCGTGGCGGGCGTGCCTGCCATACGTCCGGGCATCGAAGGATGGGCAAGGATATACGGATATAATACGATCACAATAGACCCTGAAGACGATCCGTATGCGTATGGACTACAGGTGATTTAA